The genomic region CACCTATCCAGTTATGCCTTGGCTCACCAAGCTATTTAGCCCTTGGCTCTATCCATCTTTATCTAAGCGCGATCGCCCTTCTATGCGTTAATTATATGATTGGTACAGGCGATGGTTGTCGATCTAGTCCTTACTAAGCGACTTAATATGGGGCATGATGGAAAATAAACTTAAAAGATAAACCTCAACGATGACTCAAATGATAATTGATCTACGTAGCGATACAATTACCCAGCCTACCCCAGAGATGCGTCAGGCGATCGCCCAAGCGCCGGTGGGCGATGATGTTCTGGGTGATGATCCCACAGTGCAAGCGCTAGAAACCTATGTGGCTCAGCTTTTGGGAAAAGAGGCAGCGGTCTATATGCCGTCGGGCACGATGACCAATCAAGTGGCTCTGCGGGTGCATACGGAGCCGGGAGATGAGGTGATTCTGGAAGCGGAAGCGCATATCTATTACTATGAAGGCGGTGGGCCGGCGGCTCTTTCTGGGGTCATGTGTCGCTTAGTGGCTGGACAACAGGGCATTTTCACGGCTCAGGATTTAATATCGGTGCTGCGGCCGTCCGATCCTCATTTTCCTCGCACCCGCCTGGTTTGTTTAGAAAATACCCATAATCGCGGCGGCGGTCGTATCTTTCCTTTGGCAGACATCCAGGCTATTGCGGAGATCTGTCGCGATCGCCATCTAAACCTGCATCTAGACGGAGCCCGCTTTTGGAATGCTTGTGTAGCGACAGGTCTATCGCCCGCAGACTATGCTGCCCCCTTTGACACCATCAGCGTCTGTTTCTCGAAGGGTTTAGGTGCGCCGGTGGGGTCTGCGTTGGTCGGATCAGCGGCAGATATGCAGCGCGCTCGACGGTTTCGTAAGCTATTCGGCGGTGGAATGCGT from Candidatus Obscuribacterales bacterium harbors:
- a CDS encoding GntG family PLP-dependent aldolase, producing the protein MTQMIIDLRSDTITQPTPEMRQAIAQAPVGDDVLGDDPTVQALETYVAQLLGKEAAVYMPSGTMTNQVALRVHTEPGDEVILEAEAHIYYYEGGGPAALSGVMCRLVAGQQGIFTAQDLISVLRPSDPHFPRTRLVCLENTHNRGGGRIFPLADIQAIAEICRDRHLNLHLDGARFWNACVATGLSPADYAAPFDTISVCFSKGLGAPVGSALVGSAADMQRARRFRKLFGGGMRQAGLLAAGALYALQHHYDRLADDHAHAQILAQSLAEIPGIQVHPAHVQTNIVVFQTPGRDAVVVAEQLDQQGVRVLPVGPHALRAVTNLMVSRAQNQQVPERVQAVLGAGIALS